One genomic window of Medicago truncatula cultivar Jemalong A17 chromosome 1, MtrunA17r5.0-ANR, whole genome shotgun sequence includes the following:
- the LOC25485387 gene encoding cytochrome P450 93B16: MISHSFSLAMILLLFLFIFQLLSYLKRNKKLHARLPPHPPSPPAIPIIGHLHLLKPLIHQAFRHLSDQYGPLISLRLGSSQFIIVNTPSLAKEFLKTHELTYSHRKMSIAINVVAYDDATFAFAPYGTYWKFIKKLSTTELLGNRTMAQFLPIRTQELHEFIQTLANKSKAEESVNLTQALIKLSNNIISRMMLSIDCSGTDNQAEQVRALVREVTQIFGEFNVSDFIGIFKNFDLQGFKKRALDIHKRYDALLDKIISDREELRREAKLIDGGGENGEEERLKDFLDILLDVYSEKNCEVNFTRNHIKSLILDYFTAATDTTAISVEWAISELFNNPRVLKKAQEEVDIVTRKERLVCEEDGPNLPYIHAIIKETMRLHPPIPMIMRKGMEDCVVDGNMILKGSMVCVNIWAMARDPKIWENPLEFRPERFLENKDIDMKGHQFELLPFGSGRRGCPGMPLALRQLPTVIGALVQCFEWKMLDSECKILDQGKKIDMDERPGLTAPRANDLICIPVARLNPLTFLQL; encoded by the exons ATGATTTCCCATTCCTTCTCATTAGCTATGATTTTGCTCctatttcttttcatttttcagcTTCTCTCTTACTTAAAGAGAAACAAGAAGTTGCATGCACGATTACCACCTCACCCTCCAAGTCCACCAGCAATACCAATAATTGGACATCTTCATCTCCTCAAACCACTCATTCATCAGGCCTTTCGCCACCTCTCCGATCAATATGGCCCTTTAATATCCCTTCGACTTGGCTCCTCTCAATTTATCATTGTTAACACTCCATCACTCGCCAAAGAGTTTCTCAAGACACATGAGCTCACTTATTCTCACCGTAAAATGAGCATAGCCATCAACGTAGTTGCCTATGATGATGCAACTTTTGCTTTCGCTCCTTATGGGACTTATtggaaatttattaaaaagctCAGCACCACTGAGCTCTTGGGTAATCGAACCATGGCACAATTTCTACCGATTCGAACCCAAGAACTCCATGAATTCATTCAAACTTTGGCAAATAAGTCTAAGGCAGAAGAAAGTGTGAACCTCACACAAGCTTTGATAAAGCTTTCCAACAACATAATATCACGGATGATGTTGAGTATTGATTGCTCAGGAACAGATAACCAAGCAGAACAAGTTAGGGCTTTGGTTCGCGAGGTAACACAGATTTTTGGAGAATTTAATGTTTCAGATTTTATAGGAATTTTCAAGAACTTTGACTTGCAAGGTTTTAAAAAGAGGGCCTTGGACATACACAAAAGGTATGATGCTTTGTTGGATAAGATTATTTCTGATCGTGAAGAACTAAGAAGGGAAGCCAAGCTAATAGATGGTGGTGGTGAGAATGGTGAAGAAGAGAGACTGAAAGATTTTCTTGACATTTTGCTAGATGTCTACAGTGAGAAAAACTGTGAAGTCAACTTTACTAGAAATCATATCAAATCATTAATATTG GATTACTTTACGGCAGCAACCGACACTACTGCCATCTCCGTGGAATGGGCAATATCAGAACTGTTTAACAATCCAAGGGTGCTGAAAAAAGCACAAGAGGAGGTGGATATAGTTACTAGAAAGGAAAGACTTGTGTGTGAAGAAGACGGTCCAAACCTTCCTTATATACATGCTATCATAAAAGAAACAATGAGGCTTCATCCCCCGATACCGATGATTATGAGGAAGGGAATGGAAGATTGTGTGGTTGATGGTAACATGATTCTGAAAGGCTCAATGGTTTGTGTAAACATTTGGGCTATGGCAAGGGACCCAAAGATATGGGAAAACCCATTAGAGTTTAGGCCAGAAAGGTTTTTAGAAAACAAAGATATTGACATGAAAGGGCACCAGTTTGAGTTGTTGCCATTTGGTTCTGGAAGGAGAGGTTGTCCTGGTATGCCTTTGGCCCTACGTCAATTACCCACTGTAATTGGTGCTTTGGTACAATGCTTTGAGTGGAAGATGCTTGATTCGGAATGTAAGATCTTAGATCAAGgcaaaaaaattgatatggaTGAACGGCCTGGATTGACTGCTCCTAGGGCCAATGATCTTATTTGTattccagttgcaagattgaaCCCCCTTACATTTCTTCAACTTTAG
- the LOC25485386 gene encoding gallate 1-beta-glucosyltransferase yields the protein MTYEDPIKLLLVSFPAQGHINHLVGLGKYLAAKGATVIFTTTETAGKNMRAANNIIDKLATPIGDGTFAFEFFDDGLPDGDRSAFRALQHSAEIEVAGRPSISQMIKNHADLNKPFSCIINNYFFPWVCDVANEHNIPSVLSWTNSAAVFTTYYNYVHKLTPFPTNEEPYIDVQLIPSRVLKYNEISDLVHPFCSFPFLGKLVLEEFKDLSKVFCVLVDTYEELEHEFIDYISKKSIPIRTVGPSFKNPNAKGASNIHGDFAKSNDDDKIIEWLDTKPKDSVVYVSFGTLVNYPQEQMNEIVYGLLNSQVSFLWSLSNPGVLPDDFLEETNERGKVVEWSPQVDVLAHPSVACFITHCGWNSSIEALSLGVPVLTFPSRGDQLTNAKFLVDVFGVGIKMGSGWAVNNKLVTRDEVKKCLLEATIGEKAEKLKQNANKWKKKAEEALAVGGSSDRNLDEFMEDIKKHASLINNVNI from the coding sequence atgacatACGAAGATCCCATTAAGCTTCTCCTTGTCTCTTTTCCAGCACAAGGACACATAAACCATCTTGTTGGACTAGGAAAGTATCTTGCTGCAAAGGGTGCCACTGTTATCTTCACCACAACAGAGACGGCTGGCAAAAACATGCGAGCTGCTAACAACATCATTGACAAATTAGCAACTCCAATTGGTGATGGTACTTTCGCTTTCGAGTTCTTTGATGATGGTTTACCAGACGGTGATCGTTCAGCCTTCAGAGCTCTTCAGCACTCCGCTGAAATTGAGGTTGCTGGTAGACCCTCTATTTCTCAAATGATCAAGAATCATGCTGATTTAAACAAACCATTTTCATGTatcataaacaattatttttttccatggGTTTGTGATGTTGCTAATGAACACAATATTCCTTCTGTTTTATCATGGACTAATTCCGCTGCTGTTTTCACCACTTACTATAACTATGTCCACAAATTAACACCTTTCCCTACAAATGAAGAACCTTATATTGATGTTCAACTCATCCCTTCTAGAGTTCTTAAATACAATGAAATCTCAGATCTTGTGCATCCTTTTTGTTCATTTCCATTCCTAGGTAAACTTGTCTTAGAAGAGTTTAAGGACTTATCTAAAGTGTTTTGTGTATTAGTGGATACCTATGAAGAACTAGAGCATGAATTCATAGATTATATTTCGAAAAAATCAATCCCCATAAGAACTGTTGGTCCTTCATTTAAAAATCCAAATGCAAAAGGAGCAAGCAACATTCATGGTGATTTCGCCAAGAGcaatgatgatgataaaatcATAGAGTGGCTAGACACAAAGCCAAAAGATTCCGTAGTTTACGTCTCTTTCGGGACTCTAGTAAACTATCCTCAAGaacaaatgaatgaaattgTATACGGGTTATTGAATTCTCAAGTCTCGTTTTTGTGGTCATTAAGCAATCCTGGTGTTTTGCCTGATGATTTTTTGGAGGAAACAAATGAGAGAGGGAAAGTGGTGGAGTGGAGTCCACAAGTAGATGTACTTGCTCATCCTTCAGTTGCATGTTTCATAACACATTGTGGTTGGAATTCATCAATTGAAGCTCTTTCTTTAGGAGTTCCTGTGTTGACATTTCCATCAAGAGGTGACCAACTTACAAATGCAAAATTCTTGGTTGATGTTTTTGGGGTAGGAATTAAAATGGGTAGTGGTTGGGCTGTAAATAATAAATTGGTAACAAGAGATGAGGTGAAGAAGTGTTTATTGGAAGCAACAATAGGTGAAAAAGCAGAGAAGTTGAAGCAAAATGCAAACAAGTGGAAGAAGAAGGCGGAGGAAGCTTTGGCCGTTGGTGGATCCTCTGATCGGAATCTTGATGAGTTTATGGAAGACATTAAGAAACATGcatcattaattaataatgttaaCATCTAG